In Phalacrocorax carbo chromosome 1, bPhaCar2.1, whole genome shotgun sequence, the genomic stretch TTTTATGAGCCACATTAATACCCACAGTTTTCTTGGACCTTAAAATCAAAGAGAATTCTCACTCTGCAGTGTATTCAGTGGTTACTACTAGTTtttatcagaaattaaaaaacaaaaaatgaataCTGTACCATCTGTCTGAATTGGGGCTGCTAATTccctttttcacttttctgtggGTCTTCACTCAAAAACATCTCAAgaatacccttttttttttaaagcacgTTTTCTGCaggcaaaagggaaaatagaACAAAGCTCAAACATGTTCCTACAGCAGCCATAATGTCACAGAGAAACTTCAGCAGCCTCTGACCTCCAGCCACAGTATGTACCCACACAGGCTGCAGTTGAGAGCTGTTCCCTTCAGTTCCTATcagtctgggttttttctgaaTACGGTGAAATGGCCGTATAGACTTTCTGTGTTACTTGAGATGAGTCTTAGGATTTATGTGTAAAttctcttttgaaaattaaaaatagaagtttcTTTATATTCTAGTCCTTAATTGGGGAAGTACATACTGTATCCCATCTCTTCAAGTAGTTTGTCACTGATGTCACCTCTcctaatgtttattttttcctgatactttattgatatttattttttctatttaaaatgtactttgtaGTGGAAGCCTTCCTGGAGATTAAAGTTGCACTTTCAAACTAGCTTTCTTCTCTAGCAGTTGTGAGTTTCTTGCCTGTTATACTTCTACAGCAATGATCCCAATAAGTTAGTGTGAAAGAGGCTGTGCCTATGCTGAATCAGCAAACTCAGCAAATTAAAGAGAGCAAATTAATGAGCAAGGTCAAGAGTTGCATATGCCTGGTAGACTCTGTCTTATGTTACTTAATCAGAAGTTACTTTGCTCTTTGAGCACTGAGTAAAGCAGAAGTGCCACAGTGATTCAATTCATCATGAGAAAGATGCTTACTACAGAGCATTTCTTCTGCACAAAATAAGGGAAATGTTGAACTTTTTCATTCTTAGCAGAAGGTTTTTTATAAATGGAAATCTGTCAGATCTCATCCTTACATTTAAAGAGATGAGGCAAGATATTCAACAGCTgaacaaatttaaaatgtttcttttccaaattgGCATGAAGCTTCCATTATGCTTAACAGGTTTGTATTTTGAGAGACTCATTCCAGCAATCAGAACTTTCTCATCTCAGTTATTCATAAGTTCATAATGCTATTCTTTAAGCTGCTATAAGCTGTTTGAGTCAGAAAGTTTCAATCCTAAAGCTGGCACACCTGTAACTGTCCCAGACTTTAAAACTGTGCCTCTAAGTACTATGTATCTGACTGTAGAATTTGAATAGAATATGCTTGGCTACCACACAACCTCAGCGTAGTCTGTGATTAAAGCACAACACTCTATACATGCTAAGGATTAGTCCCTGGGGCATGGTGTTGGTGGTGATGCACCACAGCTTTGCACTCCCAGGATAATTAAGCATTGGAGCAGGTTGCTGAGAGACGTTGTGgaatctctgtccttggaggtttCAAGAGTTGAGAAGAAAGCCCTGAACAAGCTGAGCTGAATGTAGAGCTGCCCTGCTTCGAGTGGGAAGTTGGACTAGAGATCTCCTGTTCTATAACCATTTGATGTAGCCCAGTCACCTGAGAAAGGAGAAACTTGTCTTTTCTCATTAATGTCCAAATTGAGTTTTTCAGTTGCTCTGGAGAAAGCTGATCTTTTGCTGACTGGTAGAGGGGGTGGATTTAATGGTGTTACACTGAAGAGACTTCCTAAGCAACAGGCATAACTGAGGAAAATTTGGGCCTGTTCTCTAACCAAGACACGAAGAGTCAGGGGGCTGAGTTTTAGAATCCGAATGAACTTTGGCCGATAAAGCCTGTAGGTTTTGTGTTGCTCCCTGGAAAGTGACATTTAACTATGCTTTCTTGAGGGTGCTGCCTTTTACCCACAGTCTGCCTTAACAGTAGTCTAGAGGAAATGCaatgcacagaaaacattttttttgagGTGGAGAGTTGTGGGGATTAACAGAATAATAGACAAATTATAGGCACAAGAACTTCAGCACTTGCTCACTGAACGCCAAGGAAAGAATCCTTGAGGAAGATAGAACGAGATGTTTGCCAGAAAGAGGAGACACAACTCGGTTGACTTCCCTGGCTCAATCGTTTTTATATCAATTTTTGACCTTGTTAACAACTATTAACAGTACTTGTGACTGGAAAAGTAATGGGACGGAAGCGAAGGGTAGTATGTCATCTGAGCCACCAGCACAAAAGCTGAGGAAGAGCTATTTAATGGCTAAGCCCCTTTGCGTGAGCTCTCAGTTCAGTTTCGGATCTGTTAGCTGACTCTGGATAGTGGAAGTATTTAATGTGGggttttagtttggttttttttaagtttctggAAGGCTGGGACtttacttccccccccctttcttttgcCTGAAAATTATGCCCTTGCTAAACAGTGATAATCTGGATTAAATTACTTTCTAATTCAGAAAAGATTGTTATGACCATTAATTTTTATCTCCTATAAAACCATGGCTAAAATTTCTTCATCAAAGTATGCTTCCTGAAAGGGTGGAAAGTTAGCTCTGTTTCAGCCCCTCCCATGAAGAAATTTCAGTTACATTAGTAAATCATCATTAACTgtaaagtggattttttttttctttttccctgtacTAACTTAATTTACTGTGTCTAATTTTTGAAGGTGTTCTTCCCACATTGGTTGTGCTTTCTGggtatattttttccagattacCCTGATGTTACCTGGGTGTCCAAAACCACTTTCCATGACAATTTGTAATGACTATTCTATTTGTCACCTCCTTTCAGAGTGTACAAAATTTGGACACCATCTTCCAAAGATGCAATATAATGGTGACTTAGAAATGATAGTCCTGCATTACTCTACCTAGCAACATTTGCTGTGTAACTAGGAACAGTGGTTCCCAGGTTGCTGTTGAAGGCAAAAGAGAATCTcatgggagagggggaaggaatAGAAACCACTGAATCCTAACAAATGGGCTTCATCACCCTGACTTTAGATAACTAAATGTTAGGCATCCAAATCACCTAGTCACGTTGAGCTCTCCAATCAGtagaaaaacagacattttcAGAGGACGATTTGTCTTGCCTCTCTGTGAAAGGCAGTTTCCTGGTTTTCCTACAAAAAGTGATACAGCTGGATGATTGAATTAGAGCAGAAGAGTCCCACTGGGTGGGTAATGTAGGCTCAGGCTCACCTCAGATATACTTGGctgatcctttttctttttgaagcaaACCTGTGTCACTGGTTCATCACAGGGTAGATGGCCTGAACTTGCACTTGGTAAGGTAGCTGGTGATACGGGGAAGAAACAGGGAATTTACTAATAAGCTGTCAGGACATTCATGACTCCTGATAGTTAAGACCGAGGTCTCAGCCAGCAGTTTTATCTGCAGGTCTCAGTCTCTTCTCTAAGAAACTGCAGTATTAtgttccatttcctttttttagttGTTAAATGTCTGAGGTGTCAGGTAGGAATGGCTCTGAGGAAATTGTCTTAAGGATCAGAAAGATCTGAATGTCATGCAACCCTTAGTAGTACCAAAATCAGTGTAAAATGCTGCTATTTTGATCTGAGTTGGTGGCCTCCAGCCCCCACTGTGCCAGGAGAAACCACCACATAAGATGTAAGGCCGTAAGACAATGAGTAAAACAATGCTCGTTTTGTCAGTAGCCCGCTcgtcttccctttcccctcacGTGTCTGAAGATGGAGAGAGTGGCTGTATGAAACAGGATCACTTTAAGTTCTGCTTGCATCCCTAGGTCAGTCCCACCACAAAGACCCGAGTTCCTACAGAAATAATATATGGCATTGACTTCTTTGCTTCTGTAACACACACCATCCACTGTTTTGCCTGCTCGGCACCGTTTCAGTATGATTGTGAAGAAGCAATATATCCCAAAGAGATTCCTGCCGTACTGTTTTCCATAACCCTCATGCCAAGCCTACAGAAGTCATCCCCTCTTCCCCTGAAAAGAGACATGATTTGACATGTGAGCGTTTGATCACAGTGTGTGGAAGGAcatttcctgggttttgtgAGAGGAGTGGATTAAACATTTAATAGTGGATTTGTCATTCAAAAGGCGGAGCAAATCCataaatgataaatgaaatcacCTGTGTCTTGTAGTTTGCACCTTATAAATGgtagcaggattttttttgcctgataATAAACTAGTACTGTTgcatgcatttgtttttaaattaggcTGTGGGATTTTGCTGGCTGAAATGGTATTGGATGATGAGAAGAAGACCAGGAGCgcagctctgctgcagtctTTGAACATGCTTGTGCAgacagagggaaaggagagaagtgGCCCTGAATATCGAGGCTTACTGGAACAACATGGATTCACAGATGTCAAAATCAGACTGACAGGAAATTTGTTAGATGTCATTCTCTCTGTTAAGACCTAGAAAAAATGGATTTAGTAGTAAAATCTGGATGTCTGGTCATGTTTGATGTTTGTAATTATGCAAATAGGTTCTCAGTTTCCCGTCAATATCATAAACAAGAAATGTTACGTCAGCTTTCTGAAGTTACTTTTGAAAAGGGGGAGAGGTTGATTGCATTTATTTGGATCTTGAGTAAAATGACGCCCGAAGATTCTGGCACCATTTGACGGCAGTGATACTGTGGCTGCACAACCCTTGTAGTACCCTCAGAAACAAGTCTGTGACCACAGATGGTATCAGCAGCCCTACAGCAGTATTCATGTTGCTGAGAAATCAGAGTTTCTCCATACTTGGTGCAATCAGAATAATCCAGTTTTTAGACCAGCATATGTCCCTTTACCCCTGTTTCAGGAGGTTAATGCAGGTTTAGTTTCATTACTCCATCACCATCCCTTTTAATATCATTTTATGTTACATGTTGTACTGTAAATAAAGAAGCATTGTCTAATGAAGTCTGGAAACTGCTACTGCAATGGCGTGGTCAAGATTGGAAGCAGAagaactggagcagcagctttccaagAGAGTGAAGACAGACTCCTCTGCCTTCTGTGAGGTTTCTGGAGAAGGCAGTTGTATAAAAGCACAAGTTTCATCTGTGATTGTAATTGGAGATGAAATGTGGGGGCACCACATTTGGTTCAAGAACATCATCCTCATCCTCCATTTTGGCCCTACTTAATTTGTGAGCTCTTACGAAAGCGGACAGCAGAATATGAGATTagatgaacagaaaagaaaaaaaaaagtgcagaaagagaaggaaaagcacagtGCTCAAGAGAAAAGTATTTCCCCCAGTCAGATGCATCTGAGCTGCCCAGGTGAACAGGACAGGACAACCGTTTACCGAACAGTTTCGTATCGCACAGGTTACGTACATTTTACCTTCATTTTTCAAACCAACAACACTTCAGGGTCCCTGAGTATGCAGTGCTTTTTTAATCAACAGAAAaccttttggggaaaaaaatcccagccttGCACACATTGTGTTGTGCTATGAGAGTATTAACATTCAGTTatgagctatttttaaaagaagaataaaacacTAAGCTGTTTGTGTGCCTGCCTAAGAATACACACCACAGCCTTTCATTAATTACATCCGAAATATAGTCCTATAACTGCATGCGCCTAGCCCTGTGTGGGCACAGGAGTCGCTTCACTGTATCTGTGTTATGACTTAGAATATAAAATAGCACACAACTTTGTCTCTTTTGacgtgcaaaaaaaaaaaaaaaaggtatggtGACATGGAATACCAGGTCTGTCGTACTACGGCAGAGAGAAAGCCTATGCCTGGCACATCCTGGTCTCACAACAGCAACGTGCCCTCCCAGGGAGGTGCTCTCATTTTGAAATCCTGCGAAGTACACGCATGTGTAAGAGCAGTGGTTTCAGACATCTCAGCTACTGCCACTTTGTGGTTGACCAGtcatctctttaaaaaaatatgtttggctttatttacttttgtaGGAAACATCCATTAAAAGTGAAAGCAATAACAAAAGGTGCGTGTGAACTCATGCCTTCCAGCTAGAACCATTTCAAGACCTACTTTTAGAAGAACAGCTATAATTTCGGACATAAGCTTGCCCTTTAGGTGTAAAATTGTCAGTGTCAGCGTACAATAAAATTAGCAGGAATTACTGACGGAGGAGGCCTGGCTCGGGGCAGCCTGCAGAAGGGCTTTTCAGCATCTGACTCCGAGCGCCCAGACGTGAAGCCCGGACCACACTTCCCCATCCTGCCTGGAGGAAACCGCAGGCATTTCATTGTCTGGGATGACTCCAGTGACCGACGGTGAAGCCGGGCGATGTGGCACCGCAGTGGTGAGGAGCCGCGGGGGGGCACAGAGCCGGGAAGCACGGAGCTGCCTTCCCTCGGCCTCACCCGGCGGGTGGCGAGCGCCGAGCAAAGCCTGCCGGCACCCGGATCAGCGCCCCAGAGCCGCCCCCCGCCGGTTCCCGCGGCCGGACCGTTACAGCGTACAGCTTCCTGCCCGCGCGCCCTACCAAGGGCGGCACGGGGCGGCGGCAGGAAACGCGTCGGGAAGAGGCCGTTGCGGAAAAAACTGTGCGAGCAACGGTCATCTTCACAAAGCGCCGGAGGGCGGGCCGGGTGGGCCGCGCTGCGGTGCCGGGCCGGGCCTACCCCGCCGCGCGGGGGCCGGGCTCGGAGGGAGGAAAAGCCTCTCGCCTTTCggaagcggcggcggcgagTCGCGGCAGCCCCGGAGCTGCCCGGGCGTGGCGGCGCTGCGCCACTGGCGCCGCAGGGgcgggggaggagagggagcgGCGCCCCGCCTCTCACCGCCGCCCTCAGACGACCCGGCCCCTCCCGCACACAGGCCggcgaggccccgcccccggggcggTGCGGCCAATGAGGGCCCGGAGGCGGGGCCGGCGGAGCCCGGCATTTAGCCGTTGCGCGGCGGCAGTCCCGCCTTTTCGGCCTGAGCGGCAGCGGCAGTTCTTACCCGGCGGCTCCGGCGCGGCGCGAATATGGCGGACCAGGCCATCTCCTTCCTCAAGGACTTTCTGGCGGGCGGCGTCGCCGCCGCCATCAGCAAGACCGCGGTGGCGCCCATCGAGCGGGTCAAGCTCTTGCTCCAGGTCAGCGGTGCGGCCGAGCCCGTTGGGAGTGGGGGCAGCCCGTCACCTTTCCCCGCCGGCGCCCGCTGaggccggcccggcccggggaggggggggaaggggggaaggaaggcggagggaggggggagggcgCCGCCCCCACGGAACAAAGAGTGCGCGCGGGGTGGTGGCAGGCCGGCAGATCACGTGGGTGGCGGGCTCTCGCGGCGGCGGGGAAGCCGGTTCCGCTATGCGGGGCGCGGCGttgcggcgggggcgggccgcGGGGGAGTGCGGGGGGAGGGGCGAGGGGGCGGTTCCCGGTGTCACTTCCTCCCGTCCCGCTCCTGGCGCCCGGCGCGTAGGGGGCGGGTGGGGGAGGGCGGCAGCGCGCCGCCATCTTGGTGACCTTCACGTGACGTGGCGGCCGGGCAGCGCATTGGCCCGCGTGCGGGGTGGGGCTGGGCCTGCGGCAGGGGCGCGGAGCCTgtgggcggggcgggccggccGGCGCGAGGCGGCCGGGCGCCCCAAGGTGACTCGCGTGACCTTCGCGGCTGGCGCTTCCCATCTGGGCAAGCCCCGATCCCTCAGGAAGCTGGGAAGCAGCGTTAAGGCTTTGTGTGGTCCTTAGGGTTGTACCAGGCCTCCTGCGTCTGCGGTTCTTCCCCCGCGCACGGTCCCATGTTTCGCGTGCGTGTAAAACCTAGGCTTTTAATTCTTCAGAATTGTCAGTCCTCAAGTGCTGTGGTCTTCgccaaaatacaaataaacGCTATTTTATTTGTTAGGTTTTACGATTCAAAATGACCCCAGGAGCTTTTGCTTCTTGCAGGTTTGCTGTCACAGCTGGTTTATCACAGTAAGCAGGCTTAATCTCCATGTACAACTGCCATGAAGCATTCGAGCGTAACGGCTCTTTCTTTTATACCATAAGCAGACTAACAGACTAACGCCAGCTGTAGTGCAGGCCTGCCGAGGCATACAgtcaaaatacatatttttatttgcaggtACAACATGCAAGTAAACAAATTGCTGCCGATAAGCAGTACAAGGGTATCATCGATTGTGTAGTGCGTATTCCAAAGGAACAAGGAGTGCTGTCCTTCTGGCGAGGAAACTTGGCAAATGTCATCAGATACTTCCCAACTCAAGCTCTCAACTTTGCCTTCAAGGATAAGTATAAGCAGGTGTTCTTGGGAGGTGTAGACAAGCACACTCAATTCTGGAGGTATTTTGCTGGTAACCTGGCTTCTGGTGGTGCAGCTGGAgccacttccctctgctttgtCTACCCCTTGGATTTTGCAAGAACCCGTTTGGCTGCTGATGTTGGAAAAGCTGGTGCAGACAGAGAATTCACTGGTCTAGGGGACTGTCTAGTCAAAATTACCAAGTCCGATGGTCTTCGTGGCTTGTACCAAGGGTTCAATGTCTCTGTCCAAGGCATCATCATCTATAGAGCTGCCTACTTTGGAATATATGATACAGCAAAAGGTAAAATTTCAGAGAGGATCTGATAAACCCATTTTCAGACTTGTGTTGTCTCTTCATGTCTGTTCTCGGATGTTACTTTGTGTCTGTAGTAACTAGAGtttatgtgtgtgtgaaggAGTTGGAAGGGGGGATATCAGCGACACTGCAGTGTTCAAGGTAAAACTTGGGCCTGTACTGATGGCAGGATGCTACTTCTGAATCCTGCTGGTTCTGTACTTAGAGTTCTTCCTAATGCCAGCAAAACATGTTGGTAACAGTACGTAATTACAAGTTCTTTTTTGTTCAGTGCATTATTGTAGTTATGTTAAAGCAATCTGGGTGGGTTTAGGAGAATGGGATTGAGCAATGCTTTTACAAA encodes the following:
- the SLC25A6 gene encoding ADP/ATP translocase 3 — translated: MADQAISFLKDFLAGGVAAAISKTAVAPIERVKLLLQVQHASKQIAADKQYKGIIDCVVRIPKEQGVLSFWRGNLANVIRYFPTQALNFAFKDKYKQVFLGGVDKHTQFWRYFAGNLASGGAAGATSLCFVYPLDFARTRLAADVGKAGADREFTGLGDCLVKITKSDGLRGLYQGFNVSVQGIIIYRAAYFGIYDTAKGMLPDPRNTHIVISWMIAQTVTAVAGVVSYPFDTVRRRMMMQSGRKGADIMYSGTIDCWRKIARDEGGKAFFKGAWSNVLRGMGGAFVLVLYDEFKKII